One genomic region from Candidatus Eisenbacteria bacterium encodes:
- the trpB gene encoding tryptophan synthase subunit beta, with product MTKRVPDRRGYFGAYGGRFVPETVMPALLDLEKAYAACRRDRSFRRRLSDLLRAHCGRPTPLSFAARLSAALGGPKIYLKREDLCHTGAHKINNALGQALLARSMGKKRIVAETGAGQHGVATAAAAALLGMECTIYMGTEDMRRQAPNVARIRLLGAEVAPVDAGSRTLKDAINEAMRDWVTNVRTTHYLLGSVLGPHPYPLLVRDFQTVIGREARRQILRSEGRLPDLLVACVGGGSNAIGLFHPFLRDERVAMVGVEAGGRGGALGAHAARFFGGSEGVLHGTRSFLLHDRHGQIAPTHSISAGLDYPSIGPEHSFLRAEGRVRYARVGDRAALDAFHLLARTEGILPALESAHALAYLAEQARALSKKTLVLVNLSGRGDKDLETVRKSLGKKVSGSKGKPPRSR from the coding sequence GCGTACGGCGGGCGCTTCGTGCCGGAGACGGTGATGCCGGCCCTTCTCGATCTCGAGAAGGCGTACGCGGCGTGCCGGAGGGATCGCTCCTTCCGCCGCCGGCTCTCGGATCTCCTCCGCGCGCACTGCGGAAGGCCGACGCCGCTCTCCTTCGCCGCGCGTCTCTCCGCCGCCCTCGGCGGCCCGAAGATTTATTTGAAACGTGAAGATCTTTGCCACACGGGGGCGCACAAGATCAACAACGCGCTCGGGCAGGCGCTCCTCGCCCGCTCGATGGGGAAGAAACGGATCGTCGCCGAGACGGGGGCGGGGCAGCACGGGGTGGCGACGGCGGCCGCGGCGGCGCTCCTCGGGATGGAGTGCACGATCTACATGGGGACCGAGGACATGCGGCGGCAGGCCCCGAACGTCGCGCGGATTCGGCTCCTCGGCGCGGAGGTCGCGCCGGTCGACGCGGGATCGCGCACCCTGAAGGATGCGATCAACGAGGCGATGCGGGACTGGGTCACGAACGTGCGAACGACCCACTACCTCCTCGGATCGGTTCTCGGCCCGCACCCGTACCCGCTCCTCGTGAGGGACTTTCAGACGGTGATCGGCCGGGAGGCGCGCCGGCAGATCCTTCGAAGCGAGGGGCGCCTTCCCGACCTCCTCGTCGCGTGCGTCGGGGGAGGGTCGAACGCGATCGGCCTCTTTCATCCGTTTCTTCGGGACGAGCGGGTGGCGATGGTCGGGGTCGAGGCGGGAGGGAGGGGAGGGGCGCTCGGCGCGCACGCGGCCCGGTTCTTCGGCGGATCGGAAGGGGTCCTGCACGGCACGCGGAGCTTCCTGCTTCACGATCGCCACGGGCAGATCGCCCCGACTCACTCGATCTCCGCCGGCCTCGACTACCCCTCGATCGGACCGGAGCACAGCTTCCTCCGCGCCGAGGGGCGGGTTCGCTACGCGCGGGTCGGGGACCGGGCGGCGCTCGATGCCTTCCACCTTCTCGCGCGGACCGAGGGGATCCTCCCCGCCCTCGAATCGGCCCACGCGCTCGCCTACCTGGCGGAGCAGGCGCGCGCCCTCTCGAAGAAGACCCTCGTTCTCGTGAACCTCTCCGGCCGGGGGGACAAGGACCTGGAGACGGTCCGGAAGAGCCTCGGCAAGAAGGTTTCGGGATCGAAGGGGAAGCCCCCTCGTTCCCGCTGA
- a CDS encoding T9SS type A sorting domain-containing protein, with translation MFAGSSVIVEGGLAVSRPGARMPFPPACSSIAAALLACGLLASPWLSPSVRAEGLRAVVVTIDGIRESEFLAWGERLADWACSYGAYVPDVVNETRGITDPNHAILWGSGDPGQCLNMEGHPAEPMHFELLRKERGLSECVVAFATGKEHLVATNAFSAHPEYGRLYRAHTCLVRSPAPSCMGVGALYEGPDSLIVRAALDHLQNHNVVWMGVNLSEYDFLAHAVGLTCCENDTVCYWARLEEVYRTAEGLVVDEIWPFLESHPLYAGRTLLVVATDHGRHLDDVRTGFVDHGHGWLPDHSGCQLNCAGCREIWAVFVGPGIRAGTVAFGTYRLEDVAATVRHLMGFQNPFERGFPIEEILEDLSTGLEGPRRAEGARPEAGGPNPFRGSTRVSFRLPGPFPVEARVHDLAGREVLRVDLGRLDAGPNEFVWDGRDARGDRAAPGVYFCVFRSDGGTERKKVVLLR, from the coding sequence GTGTTCGCGGGTTCGTCCGTGATCGTCGAGGGAGGGCTCGCCGTGAGCCGTCCGGGCGCCCGGATGCCGTTCCCCCCCGCGTGTTCCTCGATCGCCGCCGCGCTTCTGGCGTGCGGTCTCCTCGCCTCGCCCTGGCTTTCCCCCTCGGTGCGCGCCGAAGGCCTTCGCGCGGTCGTCGTCACGATCGACGGAATCCGCGAGTCGGAGTTCCTCGCGTGGGGGGAGCGGCTCGCCGACTGGGCGTGCTCGTACGGGGCGTACGTTCCGGATGTGGTGAACGAGACGCGGGGGATCACCGATCCGAACCACGCGATCCTCTGGGGATCAGGCGATCCCGGGCAGTGCCTCAACATGGAAGGACATCCCGCCGAGCCGATGCACTTCGAGCTTCTCCGGAAGGAACGAGGGCTTTCGGAGTGCGTGGTTGCGTTCGCGACGGGGAAGGAGCATCTCGTCGCGACGAACGCGTTCTCGGCCCATCCGGAATACGGAAGGCTCTACCGCGCGCACACCTGTCTCGTGAGGTCTCCGGCCCCTTCCTGCATGGGGGTCGGCGCGCTCTACGAAGGGCCGGACTCGCTCATCGTTCGGGCGGCGCTCGACCACCTGCAGAACCACAACGTCGTCTGGATGGGGGTGAACCTGAGCGAGTACGACTTCTTGGCGCATGCGGTCGGCTTGACCTGTTGCGAGAACGATACGGTCTGCTACTGGGCGCGCCTGGAGGAGGTCTACCGCACCGCCGAGGGCCTCGTCGTCGACGAGATCTGGCCCTTCCTCGAATCCCATCCGCTCTACGCGGGCCGCACGCTCCTCGTCGTGGCGACCGACCATGGACGCCATCTGGATGATGTGCGAACCGGCTTCGTGGATCACGGCCACGGGTGGCTTCCGGACCACTCGGGCTGCCAACTGAACTGCGCCGGGTGCCGGGAGATCTGGGCGGTGTTCGTGGGGCCTGGAATCCGCGCGGGGACGGTCGCGTTCGGCACGTACAGGCTCGAGGACGTCGCGGCGACCGTCCGCCACTTGATGGGATTTCAGAACCCGTTCGAGAGAGGCTTTCCGATCGAGGAGATCTTGGAGGATCTGTCGACGGGTCTCGAGGGTCCGCGGAGGGCCGAGGGGGCGAGGCCCGAGGCGGGCGGGCCGAACCCGTTCCGAGGGTCTACGCGGGTCTCCTTCCGTCTCCCCGGCCCATTCCCTGTGGAGGCGCGGGTTCACGACCTCGCGGGGAGGGAGGTCCTTCGGGTCGATCTCGGGCGCCTCGACGCGGGACCGAACGAGTTCGTCTGGGACGGAAGGGACGCGCGGGGAGATCGGGCCGCCCCCGGGGTGTATTTCTGCGTGTTCCGATCGGACGGAGGAACGGAGCGGAAGAAGGTCGTGCTCCTTCGATGA